A genomic window from Caldicellulosiruptor kronotskyensis 2002 includes:
- the carB gene encoding carbamoyl-phosphate synthase large subunit — protein MPLRKDIKKVLVIGSGPIIIGQAAEFDYSGSQACKALKEEGIEVILINSNPATIMTDKTMADSIYIEPITCEIIEKIIQKERVDAILPTLGGQTGLNTAVELYKSGILDKYNVKVIGTNIEAIEFAEDRQLFKQLMIKIGEPVVPSEVVNCVEDGLAFAKKIGFPVIIRPAYTLGGTGGGIANNEEEFVEIARRGLSYSPVHQILVEKSIKGWKEIEYEVMRDSNGCLITVCNMENIDPVGIHTGDSIVIAPSQTLSDKEYQMLRSSALKIIDALKIEGGCNVQFALNPDSFEYAVIEVNPRVSRSSALASKATGYPIARIAAKIALGYTLDEIENAITKMTYASFEPALDYVVLKIPRWPFDKFTYANRKLGTQMKATGEVMAIGRTFEESLLKGIRSLDIGLDYLDLPELKSLDNESLSQLIIEADDRRIFALAEAIRRRYEVEYLYRISKVDRFFLHKIKNIIEMEERIRKEDLNSSILLEAKKMGFSDKTIASLKEISENDVRSLRKSLNITPVYKMVDTCAAEFEAKTPYYYSTYERENDVAVSQTSYTQRKIVVLGSGPIRIGQGIEFDYTSVHSVYALSKLGIKSVIINNNPETVSTDFDTSDMLFFEPLTKEDVLNVIETVKAEGVIVQFGGQTAIKLSQQLAKEGIKIFGTSAEGIDIAEDRERFDKILNKLNIKRPPGYTCYTLQEALRIANSLGYPVLVRPSYVLGGQGMKIAFDDDDIVEMLSYAKNLNNHPILIDKYIVGKEIEVDAISDGEDILIPGIMEHIERAGIHSGDSISLYPARNISKYIEEKIVEYTLKIARELECKGLMNVQFIVQNEELYVIEVNPRGSRTVPFLSKVTGVPMVELATMVSLGYKLKDLVNTVGLLPKKDFYAFKVPVFSFEKLPDVEVSLGPEMKSTGEVMGISKDYYVALYKGLVASGTKLPLEGGVLFTVADPDKNEIIPIAEKFEKLGFKIYATSKTAKHLNFYQVAANYVKKVSEGSPNIIDLIRKGEINIVINTPTKGRQPQRDGFLIRRFAVENKVPIFTSVDTAKAVVEIIEFLKQKRELDIFNIGEIDNEAIRG, from the coding sequence GTGCCACTGAGAAAGGATATAAAAAAGGTTTTGGTTATTGGTTCAGGACCGATTATAATTGGCCAAGCAGCTGAGTTTGACTATTCAGGAAGCCAGGCTTGTAAGGCGTTAAAAGAAGAGGGTATTGAGGTTATTCTTATAAACTCAAACCCAGCAACAATCATGACAGACAAAACAATGGCAGACAGTATCTATATCGAGCCTATAACTTGTGAAATAATAGAAAAGATAATTCAAAAAGAAAGAGTTGATGCCATATTACCAACACTTGGAGGGCAAACAGGTCTTAACACTGCTGTTGAACTTTACAAAAGTGGGATCCTTGACAAATACAATGTCAAGGTAATTGGAACAAACATTGAAGCTATTGAGTTTGCAGAAGATAGACAACTTTTTAAACAGCTGATGATAAAAATTGGCGAACCTGTTGTTCCGAGTGAGGTTGTAAACTGTGTAGAAGATGGTCTTGCGTTTGCAAAGAAAATAGGCTTTCCTGTTATAATAAGACCGGCATATACCCTTGGTGGGACTGGCGGTGGTATTGCAAACAATGAAGAGGAGTTTGTTGAGATTGCAAGAAGAGGTCTTTCGTACAGTCCTGTGCACCAAATACTTGTAGAGAAAAGTATAAAAGGGTGGAAAGAGATAGAGTATGAGGTTATGCGAGACTCAAACGGATGCCTGATTACTGTGTGTAACATGGAAAATATTGACCCGGTGGGAATTCATACAGGCGATAGCATTGTTATTGCACCATCGCAGACACTTTCTGATAAAGAATATCAAATGCTAAGATCATCTGCTCTCAAAATCATAGATGCTCTGAAGATTGAAGGAGGGTGCAATGTTCAGTTTGCTCTAAATCCTGATAGCTTTGAATATGCAGTAATTGAAGTAAATCCAAGGGTCAGCCGCTCATCTGCTTTAGCTTCAAAAGCGACAGGGTATCCAATTGCCAGAATTGCTGCAAAGATTGCGCTTGGCTATACACTTGACGAAATAGAAAATGCTATTACAAAAATGACATACGCAAGCTTTGAACCTGCTCTTGACTATGTTGTTCTGAAAATTCCACGCTGGCCGTTTGACAAGTTCACTTATGCAAATAGAAAGCTTGGTACACAGATGAAGGCAACTGGAGAGGTCATGGCAATTGGAAGGACCTTTGAAGAAAGCCTTTTAAAAGGTATAAGGTCTCTTGACATAGGACTGGACTACTTAGACCTTCCAGAGCTAAAAAGTTTAGATAACGAATCTCTCTCACAACTTATAATCGAGGCTGATGACAGAAGAATATTTGCACTTGCTGAGGCTATAAGAAGAAGATATGAAGTAGAATACCTATACCGAATCAGCAAAGTAGACAGATTTTTCCTTCACAAGATTAAAAATATAATCGAGATGGAAGAGAGAATTAGAAAAGAGGATTTAAACAGCAGTATTCTGCTTGAAGCAAAGAAGATGGGGTTCAGTGACAAGACAATTGCAAGTCTCAAAGAGATATCTGAAAATGATGTGAGGAGTTTAAGAAAAAGCCTAAACATAACACCGGTATACAAAATGGTTGATACATGTGCAGCAGAATTTGAAGCAAAAACTCCATATTATTACTCAACATATGAAAGAGAAAATGATGTAGCAGTATCACAAACATCATATACACAGAGAAAAATTGTTGTTTTGGGCTCAGGTCCGATTAGAATTGGTCAGGGAATTGAGTTTGATTATACTTCTGTACACAGTGTTTATGCACTCTCAAAGCTTGGCATAAAATCTGTCATTATAAACAACAACCCCGAAACTGTAAGCACTGATTTTGATACCTCAGATATGCTCTTTTTTGAACCTCTCACAAAAGAAGATGTGCTAAATGTTATTGAAACAGTAAAGGCAGAGGGTGTGATAGTCCAATTTGGCGGTCAAACAGCTATAAAACTTTCTCAGCAGCTTGCAAAAGAGGGTATCAAGATTTTTGGTACAAGCGCAGAGGGAATAGATATCGCAGAAGACAGGGAAAGATTTGACAAAATCTTGAATAAGCTTAACATCAAAAGACCTCCAGGTTACACATGTTATACGCTGCAAGAAGCACTAAGAATAGCAAACTCATTGGGATATCCTGTGCTTGTGCGGCCATCATACGTTCTTGGCGGACAGGGTATGAAGATTGCCTTTGATGATGACGATATTGTTGAGATGCTCAGCTATGCAAAAAATTTAAATAACCACCCTATCCTCATTGACAAATACATCGTCGGAAAAGAAATAGAGGTTGATGCTATATCTGATGGCGAGGATATCTTGATACCCGGGATAATGGAACATATTGAAAGAGCGGGTATTCATTCGGGAGACAGTATTTCACTGTATCCTGCAAGGAATATTTCAAAGTATATTGAAGAGAAGATTGTCGAATACACCCTCAAAATAGCAAGAGAGCTTGAATGCAAAGGGCTTATGAATGTGCAGTTTATTGTTCAAAATGAAGAACTTTATGTTATCGAAGTAAATCCAAGAGGCAGCAGAACGGTACCGTTTTTGAGCAAGGTAACTGGTGTTCCCATGGTTGAGCTTGCAACAATGGTAAGTTTAGGGTATAAGCTGAAAGATTTGGTAAACACAGTTGGGCTTTTGCCGAAAAAAGATTTCTATGCCTTTAAAGTTCCTGTTTTCTCATTTGAAAAACTGCCTGATGTTGAAGTATCACTTGGTCCTGAGATGAAGTCAACAGGCGAGGTTATGGGAATTTCGAAAGACTATTATGTTGCTCTCTACAAAGGGCTTGTTGCAAGCGGAACAAAGCTGCCATTAGAAGGTGGAGTGCTTTTTACTGTTGCCGACCCTGATAAAAATGAAATCATCCCTATTGCTGAGAAGTTTGAAAAGCTTGGATTCAAAATATATGCAACATCAAAGACAGCAAAACATCTGAACTTTTATCAGGTTGCTGCAAATTATGTTAAAAAAGTGTCTGAAGGAAGTCCAAATATAATAGATTTGATTAGAAAGGGAGAAATAAACATTGTTATCAATACTCCTACAAAAGGAAGGCAGCCTCAAAGAGATGGTTTTTTGATAAGAAGGTTTGCTGTGGAAAACAAAGTGCCAATCTTCACTTCAGTTGA
- the pyrF gene encoding orotidine-5'-phosphate decarboxylase — protein MLNFSDRLIESIKKKNSVLIAGIDTSIENIPDYFIKRFYDKEKSEIDNLKTILFEYNRRIIDAVEENVVGVKFQAAFFEQYSYHGFEVLHKLCEYAKNKKLVVIFDGKRNDISSSAKGYSNAYLGETPIFGKKIRFFEFDAITTNPYLGQDGIKPFIEDCERFKKGLFVLVKTSNPSSGDFQDLMVEDKYLFEVVAEKVYEWGKNCIGKEGYSDVGAVVGATQPEAGKRIREILPNSFLLVPGIGVQGGKVEDLKYFVDSNNMGIIVNSSRDIIYAYKNYVHSDFEKSSYLASKSIKESINAAIS, from the coding sequence TTGCTGAACTTTTCTGATAGGCTAATTGAGTCTATAAAAAAGAAAAATAGTGTTCTTATAGCAGGAATTGATACAAGCATTGAAAATATACCAGATTATTTTATCAAAAGATTTTATGATAAAGAAAAAAGCGAGATTGACAATTTAAAAACCATTTTGTTTGAATACAACCGAAGGATTATCGATGCTGTGGAAGAAAATGTGGTTGGAGTAAAGTTTCAGGCAGCATTCTTTGAACAGTACTCTTACCATGGATTTGAGGTTTTGCATAAACTCTGTGAATATGCAAAAAACAAAAAGCTTGTGGTAATCTTTGATGGTAAAAGAAACGACATCTCAAGTTCTGCAAAAGGATACTCAAACGCCTATCTTGGCGAAACACCCATTTTTGGTAAAAAAATAAGGTTTTTTGAGTTTGATGCAATCACCACAAACCCTTATCTTGGTCAAGACGGTATAAAGCCATTTATTGAAGACTGTGAGAGATTCAAAAAAGGTTTGTTTGTGCTTGTTAAGACTTCCAATCCTTCTTCTGGTGATTTTCAAGATCTGATGGTAGAAGATAAATACCTTTTTGAAGTTGTAGCCGAAAAAGTTTATGAATGGGGGAAAAACTGCATAGGGAAAGAAGGTTACAGTGATGTTGGTGCTGTTGTAGGTGCAACCCAGCCTGAGGCTGGTAAAAGAATAAGGGAAATCTTGCCAAACTCTTTCCTTCTTGTACCGGGAATTGGTGTGCAAGGAGGAAAAGTAGAAGATTTGAAATATTTTGTGGACAGCAACAACATGGGCATAATAGTAAATTCGTCGCGTGATATAATCTATGCATACAAAAACTATGTTCATTCTGATTTTGAAAAGAGTAGCTACTTAGCTTCAAAAAGTATCAAGGAAAGTATCAATGCAGCAATCTCTTAA